One Vigna unguiculata cultivar IT97K-499-35 chromosome 7, ASM411807v1, whole genome shotgun sequence genomic region harbors:
- the LOC114191153 gene encoding uncharacterized protein LOC114191153: MDDLPLTFMDSQVNSSFISDFSSFINEMSDDTNNFTTDQIFSTRDELIQWVRGITFHLGFVIVTIRSDKAIGQPGRKTYVLLGCERGGKYRKYKSDVQPSVSGTRKCDCPFKLKGKPISNGDDWMLKVMCGYHNHDVSHTLVGHPFAGRLKSSEQSLLVDMSKSQVKPANILLTLKENSECNVTTIKQIYNARYTYKPLINDR; encoded by the coding sequence ATGGATGATCTCCCTTTAACTTTCATGGATTCACAAGTAAATTCGAGTTTCATCTCagatttctcttcttttataaatGAGATGAGTGatgatacaaataattttacgaCTGATCAGATATTTTCAACACGAGATGAGTTGATTCAGTGGGTTCGAGGGATAACATTTCATCTTGGTTTTGTTATTGTCACTATCAGATCTGACAAAGCTATTGGTCAACCTGGGAGGAAAACGTATGTATTGTTAGGCTGTGAAAGGGGTGgtaagtataggaagtataaATCTGATGTTCAACCTAGTGTCTCTGGcacaagaaaatgtgattgtccATTTAAACTCAAAGGCAAACCAATTAGTAATGGAGATGATTGGATGTTGAAGGTAATGTGTGGATATCATAACCATGATGTGTCTCATACACTAGTTGGTCACCCATTTGCTGGGAGGTTAAAATCTTCTGAACAATCCTTGCTTGTTGACATGTCTAAGAGTCAAGTCAAGCCAGCAAATATTCTACTCACTCTGAAAGAAAATAGTGAGTGTAATGTCACAACGATAAAGCAAATTTATAATGCAAGATACACTTATAAACCACTTATAAACGATCGTTGA
- the LOC114192414 gene encoding thylakoid membrane protein TERC, chloroplastic isoform X1, which yields MRLASVAHNGVRIPLKLDYIRRLSHSAHALHHPISSFCSVYHHRPPHPAPLLISRRIGQDNYASEVKRISAQPKDDIGNIDKSPIQESLANEDYNSSIRNVALWVGAAVAFGVGLGFKEGFEKSSEFFAGYILEQSLSVDNLFVFVLIFNYFKVPVTYQNRVLSYGIAGAVVFRLTLILIGTATLQRFEEVNLLLAAILLYSSFKLFSSEEDESDLSDNYVVKTCQKFIPVTTYYDGDRFITNLGGVWKATPLLITVAVIELSDIAFAVDSIPAVFGVTRDPFIVFTSNLFAILGLRSLYLVISEGMSELKYLQPSIAVVLGFIGFKMILDYFGFHVSTEASLGFVASSLTIGVVLSLAKKSE from the exons ATGAGATTGGCCTCTGTTGCTCACAACGGCGTCCGAATTCCATTGAAGTTGGATTACATTCGCAGGCTTTCACACTCTGCTCATGCACTTCACCATCCCATCTCTTCCTTTTGTTCAG TGTACCATCATCGACCTCCTCACCCTGCTCCCCTTTTAATCTCAAGACGAATTGGGCAAGACAATTATGCCTCAG AGGTAAAGAGGATTAGTGCTCAACCAAAGGATGACATTGGCAACATTGACAAATCTCCTATTCAGGAATCTCTAGCGAATGAAGATTACAATTCCTCCATTAGAAATGTAGCCTTATGG GTCGGCGCTGCGGTGGCATTTGGTGTTGGTTTGGGTTTTAAAGAAGGTTTTGAGAAATCATCGGAATTCTTTGCTGG GTACATATTGGAGCAAAGTCTTTCTGTAGATAATCTCTTTGTCTTTGTTCTGATATTCAATTACTTCAAAGTGCCGGTTACATATCAG AATCGTGTGCTCTCCTATGGTATTGCTGGAGCAGTTGTCTTTCGTCTGACATTAATACTTATTGGAACAGCCACCCTTCAG AGATTTGAAGAAGTCAACCTTCTCTTGGCCGCAATATTACTCTACTCCTCATTTAAG TTGTTTTCCAGTGAAGAAGATGAATCTGACTTATCAGATAACTATGTGGTGAAGACGTGCCAGAAATTTATCCCTGTAACAA CGTACTATGATGGAGATCGATTCATAACAAATCTTGGTGGGGTGTGGAAA GCCACCCCGTTGCTTATTACGGTAGCTGTTATTGAGCTCAGTGACATTGCATTTGCA GTTGACTCAATACCTGCAGTATTTGGTGTAACGCGGGATCCATTTATAGTCTTTACTTCTAATCTTTTTGCCATTTTGG GTTTAAGGTCGCTTTACTTAGTAATATCGGAGGGTATGTCTGAGTTGAAATACTTACAG CCCTCCATTGCTGTTGTTCTGGGATTTATTGGGTTTAAGATGATCCTGGACTATTTTG GATTTCATGTCTCCACAGAGGCATCTCTTGGTTTTGTAGCCTCAAGTCTTACCATTGGAGTGGTATTAAGTTTGGCTAAGAAGTCTGAGTAA
- the LOC114192414 gene encoding thylakoid membrane protein TERC, chloroplastic isoform X2 → MPQSYEFSEVKRISAQPKDDIGNIDKSPIQESLANEDYNSSIRNVALWVGAAVAFGVGLGFKEGFEKSSEFFAGYILEQSLSVDNLFVFVLIFNYFKVPVTYQNRVLSYGIAGAVVFRLTLILIGTATLQRFEEVNLLLAAILLYSSFKLFSSEEDESDLSDNYVVKTCQKFIPVTTYYDGDRFITNLGGVWKATPLLITVAVIELSDIAFAVDSIPAVFGVTRDPFIVFTSNLFAILGLRSLYLVISEGMSELKYLQPSIAVVLGFIGFKMILDYFGFHVSTEASLGFVASSLTIGVVLSLAKKSE, encoded by the exons ATGCCTCAG TCGTATGAATTTTCAGAGGTAAAGAGGATTAGTGCTCAACCAAAGGATGACATTGGCAACATTGACAAATCTCCTATTCAGGAATCTCTAGCGAATGAAGATTACAATTCCTCCATTAGAAATGTAGCCTTATGG GTCGGCGCTGCGGTGGCATTTGGTGTTGGTTTGGGTTTTAAAGAAGGTTTTGAGAAATCATCGGAATTCTTTGCTGG GTACATATTGGAGCAAAGTCTTTCTGTAGATAATCTCTTTGTCTTTGTTCTGATATTCAATTACTTCAAAGTGCCGGTTACATATCAG AATCGTGTGCTCTCCTATGGTATTGCTGGAGCAGTTGTCTTTCGTCTGACATTAATACTTATTGGAACAGCCACCCTTCAG AGATTTGAAGAAGTCAACCTTCTCTTGGCCGCAATATTACTCTACTCCTCATTTAAG TTGTTTTCCAGTGAAGAAGATGAATCTGACTTATCAGATAACTATGTGGTGAAGACGTGCCAGAAATTTATCCCTGTAACAA CGTACTATGATGGAGATCGATTCATAACAAATCTTGGTGGGGTGTGGAAA GCCACCCCGTTGCTTATTACGGTAGCTGTTATTGAGCTCAGTGACATTGCATTTGCA GTTGACTCAATACCTGCAGTATTTGGTGTAACGCGGGATCCATTTATAGTCTTTACTTCTAATCTTTTTGCCATTTTGG GTTTAAGGTCGCTTTACTTAGTAATATCGGAGGGTATGTCTGAGTTGAAATACTTACAG CCCTCCATTGCTGTTGTTCTGGGATTTATTGGGTTTAAGATGATCCTGGACTATTTTG GATTTCATGTCTCCACAGAGGCATCTCTTGGTTTTGTAGCCTCAAGTCTTACCATTGGAGTGGTATTAAGTTTGGCTAAGAAGTCTGAGTAA